One region of Lysobacter silvisoli genomic DNA includes:
- a CDS encoding monovalent cation:proton antiporter-2 (CPA2) family protein: MHSGGLELALVFLLAAVIAVPVFRKFGLGAVLGYLAAGVVLGPYGVKVIRNAEPVLAASEIGVVMMLFVIGLELSPSRLRVMRKPVFGAGGLQVLLSGLALGAIAMFGGGLGWKAALVVGVGLALSSTAVCLQLMSERKELTSDYGRLAFAILLFQDLAAIPLLAAIPLLGKAAAVQGGGLEWMAIAKAVGAIGAVIFGGRVLLRHVFRIVARTQMPEVFTGAALLTVLGAAWVMQIAGLSAGLGAFIAGVLLADSEFRHELESQIDPFKGLLLGLFFMAVGMSIDLQRVMSEPAMIAAMVLALMSVKFALLFGIGLHPGGLDKRESVQLAAVLALGGEFAFIVFNEAVNAGLLDDPSRDRLIAAVGVSMALTPLLLIAVSRALSAAPKAKPKREFDQIPDNHPKVMIAGMGRFGQIVARLLLAHKVPFIAIENSAEQVDFMRRFGNMVYYGDPARPELLRSAGAAQVDVFVIAIDDLEGNIRTVRTLRRLYPRAKVFARARDRRHAWQLMDLGAEPIRETFHSSLKLGEEVLMALGVAPEIAHDHAERFRDHDERMLNAQYLVHDDEAALLQSAKDARKELEELFEADQGQGILGEISAEADAAAEQRSLH; encoded by the coding sequence ATGCATAGCGGTGGTCTGGAACTTGCGCTGGTCTTCCTGCTGGCCGCGGTGATCGCGGTGCCGGTGTTCCGCAAGTTCGGCCTGGGCGCGGTGCTGGGCTATCTGGCCGCGGGCGTGGTGCTGGGGCCCTACGGGGTCAAGGTGATCCGCAACGCCGAGCCGGTGTTGGCCGCGTCGGAAATCGGCGTGGTCATGATGCTGTTCGTGATCGGCCTGGAGCTGTCGCCCTCGCGGCTGCGGGTGATGCGTAAGCCGGTGTTCGGCGCCGGCGGGCTGCAGGTGCTGCTGTCGGGCCTGGCCCTGGGCGCGATCGCGATGTTCGGCGGCGGCCTGGGCTGGAAGGCGGCGCTGGTGGTGGGCGTGGGCCTGGCCCTGTCGTCCACCGCGGTCTGCCTGCAGTTGATGTCCGAGCGCAAGGAACTGACCAGCGACTACGGCCGGCTGGCCTTCGCGATCCTGCTGTTCCAGGACCTGGCCGCGATCCCGCTGCTGGCGGCGATCCCGCTGCTGGGCAAGGCCGCGGCGGTGCAAGGCGGCGGCCTGGAATGGATGGCCATCGCCAAGGCGGTGGGCGCGATCGGCGCGGTGATCTTCGGCGGCCGGGTGCTGCTGCGGCACGTGTTCCGGATCGTCGCGCGCACGCAGATGCCGGAGGTGTTCACCGGCGCGGCGCTGCTGACCGTGCTGGGCGCGGCCTGGGTGATGCAGATCGCCGGGCTGTCGGCGGGCCTGGGCGCCTTCATCGCCGGCGTGCTGCTGGCCGATTCGGAATTCCGCCACGAACTGGAATCGCAGATCGATCCGTTCAAGGGCCTGCTGCTGGGCCTGTTCTTCATGGCCGTGGGCATGAGCATCGACCTGCAGCGGGTGATGTCCGAGCCGGCGATGATCGCGGCCATGGTGCTGGCGCTGATGTCGGTGAAGTTCGCCCTGCTGTTCGGCATCGGCCTGCATCCGGGCGGACTGGACAAGCGCGAATCGGTGCAACTGGCCGCGGTGCTGGCGCTGGGCGGCGAGTTCGCCTTCATCGTGTTCAACGAAGCGGTCAACGCCGGCCTGCTCGACGACCCCTCGCGCGACCGCCTGATCGCCGCGGTCGGCGTGTCGATGGCGCTGACGCCGCTGCTGCTGATCGCGGTCTCGCGCGCGCTGTCGGCCGCGCCCAAGGCCAAGCCCAAGCGCGAGTTCGACCAGATCCCCGACAACCACCCCAAGGTGATGATCGCGGGCATGGGCCGCTTCGGCCAGATCGTGGCGCGCCTGCTGCTGGCGCACAAGGTGCCTTTCATCGCGATCGAGAACAGCGCCGAGCAGGTCGACTTCATGCGCCGCTTCGGCAACATGGTCTATTACGGCGACCCGGCGCGGCCGGAGCTGCTGCGCTCGGCCGGCGCGGCCCAGGTCGACGTGTTCGTGATCGCCATCGACGATCTGGAAGGCAACATCCGCACCGTGCGCACCCTGCGCCGGCTGTACCCGCGGGCCAAGGTGTTCGCGCGCGCGCGCGACCGCCGGCATGCCTGGCAGCTGATGGACCTGGGCGCCGAGCCGATCCGCGAGACCTTCCACTCCAGCCTCAAGCTGGGCGAGGAAGTGCTGATGGCGCTGGGCGTGGCGCCGGAGATCGCGCACGACCACGCCGAGCGGTTCCGCGACCACGACGAACGCATGCTCAACGCCCAGTACCTGGTCCACGACGACGAAGCGGCGCTGCTGCAGTCGGCCAAGGACGCGCGCAAGGAACTGGAGGAGCTGTTCGAGGCCGACCAGGGCCAGGGCATCCTGGGCGAGATCAGCGCCGAGGCCGATGCCGCCGCGGAGCAGCGCTCCTTGCATTGA
- a CDS encoding XVIPCD domain-containing protein, whose protein sequence is MNAVVDTTPHEGDARAGFAARRWYAGQGAPQERALNYTALLPADEEWSRGNILRAVVADALQRNGQVVDEDTLEATIASVSGPGGALAQTPLVWKLNPGESRSDGRMAPPFHGYAVEVPAATQAALVGYAKTWSAQRDAAPEAPVDASIEQLKQLARSGGHGDVAQTLEALEAAIKAGSAASQAGKPVDAVAMAAVLEFALKSGREREAAKILERYTAVKGVATDAKAIGRDATRVFNGRDPITRKPLDTDQRVDAAFDLLSNGFKLAGNIGSTAMMMGIRSPLVTGLIGVAPAGVAIVAFAAGAYELIKRAREALLAPRWDEFRERFPFAEGLEPRKAINGIMRQISGMPTDAGNALSTATRVLDAMGENAETRERFLAFLKQKVQPESLVDVLASGQGLERLTAQQAMELARAAKGSSKEFLDLELQDVKRYVRDRDGDRERGTYLLPPAQQEAANRNTNKLGGALDEGLRVAGILSSSANSLNGMYKDMLDKVKGVDTGAAKLDEQQQKNLAAALVPVSRDGGLTQVDHLFASKDGSKLFAVQGDPASANRRMVSIDVAAGSSQSLEVSSQLAARNMAAGDAPTQQTTQGAGRGF, encoded by the coding sequence ATGAATGCAGTGGTCGATACGACCCCTCATGAGGGGGACGCGCGGGCGGGATTCGCCGCCCGACGCTGGTACGCAGGACAAGGCGCGCCGCAGGAGCGCGCGCTCAACTACACCGCGCTGTTGCCGGCCGACGAAGAATGGTCGCGCGGCAACATCCTGCGCGCGGTGGTCGCCGACGCCTTGCAACGCAACGGCCAGGTCGTCGACGAAGACACCCTGGAGGCGACCATCGCCTCGGTATCGGGGCCCGGCGGCGCGCTCGCGCAAACGCCCTTGGTGTGGAAACTCAACCCCGGCGAATCGCGCAGCGACGGCCGCATGGCGCCGCCGTTCCACGGTTACGCGGTGGAGGTGCCCGCCGCCACCCAGGCCGCGCTGGTCGGTTATGCCAAGACCTGGTCGGCGCAGCGCGACGCCGCGCCCGAAGCGCCGGTCGATGCCTCGATCGAACAGCTCAAGCAGCTGGCGCGCAGCGGCGGCCACGGCGACGTGGCGCAGACCCTGGAAGCGCTGGAAGCGGCGATCAAGGCCGGCAGCGCCGCCAGCCAGGCCGGCAAGCCGGTGGACGCGGTGGCGATGGCCGCGGTGCTGGAGTTCGCGCTCAAGAGCGGCCGCGAACGCGAGGCGGCCAAGATCCTGGAGCGCTACACCGCGGTCAAGGGCGTGGCCACTGATGCCAAGGCCATCGGTCGCGACGCCACCCGCGTGTTCAACGGCCGCGACCCGATCACGCGCAAACCGCTGGACACCGACCAGCGCGTGGACGCCGCGTTCGACCTGCTCAGCAACGGCTTCAAGCTGGCCGGCAACATCGGCAGCACCGCGATGATGATGGGCATCCGCAGCCCGCTGGTCACCGGCCTGATCGGCGTGGCCCCGGCCGGCGTGGCCATCGTCGCCTTCGCCGCGGGCGCTTACGAGCTGATCAAGCGCGCGCGCGAAGCCCTGCTGGCGCCGCGCTGGGACGAGTTCCGCGAGCGTTTCCCGTTCGCCGAAGGCCTGGAACCGCGCAAGGCGATCAACGGCATCATGCGCCAGATCTCGGGCATGCCCACCGACGCCGGCAACGCCCTGTCCACCGCCACCCGCGTGCTCGACGCCATGGGCGAAAACGCGGAAACGCGCGAGCGCTTCCTGGCCTTCCTCAAGCAGAAGGTGCAGCCCGAGTCGCTGGTGGACGTGCTCGCCTCCGGCCAGGGCCTGGAGCGCCTGACCGCGCAGCAGGCCATGGAGCTGGCGCGTGCGGCCAAGGGCTCGTCCAAGGAGTTCCTGGACCTGGAACTGCAGGACGTGAAGCGCTACGTGCGAGACCGCGATGGCGACCGCGAGCGCGGCACCTATCTGCTGCCGCCCGCGCAGCAGGAAGCGGCCAACCGCAACACCAACAAGCTCGGCGGCGCGCTGGACGAAGGCCTGCGCGTGGCCGGCATCCTCAGCAGCAGCGCCAACTCGCTCAACGGCATGTACAAGGACATGCTGGACAAGGTGAAGGGCGTGGATACGGGCGCGGCCAAGCTGGACGAGCAGCAGCAGAAGAACCTGGCCGCGGCGCTGGTGCCGGTCAGCCGCGACGGCGGCCTGACCCAGGTCGACCATCTGTTCGCGAGCAAGGACGGCAGCAAACTGTTCGCGGTGCAGGGCGATCCCGCCTCGGCCAACCGACGCATGGTCTCGATCGACGTGGCCGCCGGCTCTAGCCAGAGCCTGGAAGTCAGCAGCCAGCTGGCGGCGCGCAACATGGCCGCCGGCGACGCGCCGACGCAGCAGACGACGCAGGGTGCCGGCCGCGGGTTCTGA
- the trxA gene encoding thioredoxin — MSEKVVHAGASDFDATVLQSSEPVLVDFWAPWCGPCKAIGPIVEQLADQYEGKAKVVKVDVQEHPALGVRFNVRSIPMLLMFKDGQVHSSQMGAPPNIKSILTQMIDRAI, encoded by the coding sequence GTGAGCGAGAAAGTTGTGCATGCTGGCGCTTCCGATTTCGACGCCACCGTGCTGCAGTCGTCCGAACCCGTCCTGGTCGATTTCTGGGCCCCGTGGTGCGGCCCGTGCAAGGCGATCGGGCCGATCGTCGAGCAGCTGGCCGACCAGTACGAGGGCAAGGCCAAGGTGGTCAAGGTCGACGTGCAGGAACACCCCGCTCTGGGCGTGCGCTTCAACGTGCGCAGCATCCCCATGCTGCTGATGTTCAAGGACGGCCAGGTCCATTCCAGCCAGATGGGCGCCCCGCCGAACATCAAGTCGATCCTGACCCAGATGATCGACCGCGCGATCTGA
- the rhlB gene encoding ATP-dependent RNA helicase RhlB codes for MSDKPLTDVTFSSFDLHPSLLAGLEAAGFSRCTPIQALTLPIALTGRDVAGQAQTGTGKTLAFLVAVMNRLLTRPALAERKPEDPRALILAPTRELAIQIHKDAVKFGSDLGLKFALVYGGVDYDKQRELLQKGADVIIATPGRLIDYVKQHKVVSLHACEMCVLDEADRMFDLGFIKDIRFLLRRMPIRTERQTLLFSATLSHRVLELAYEHMNEPEKVVVETEFITAAKVRQKVYFPADEEKIPLLLGLLSRSEGARTMVFVNTKAWVERVARALERGGYRVGVLSGDVPQKKRESLLNKFQKGQLEILVATDVAARGLHIDGVSHVYNYDLPFDAEDYVHRIGRTARLGAEGDAISFACERYAMSLPDIESYIEQKLPVATVDADLLVALPRAPREVPAGEEGEENESIGAIFKEAREQRAADDARRGGGGRSRSGGSRDGGRREGGPRREGSRSERPRREAGDAAPAEGAAPRPPRERKPRVEGEAPIAAAAAATPAVEGERAPRKRRRRRGGRRVEGAEGASVQTAANAAAPSAGKPAAAKPAPAASGEAKPGLLSRIGRGLKSLVTRAPRSQH; via the coding sequence ATGAGCGACAAGCCCTTAACCGACGTAACGTTTTCCTCGTTCGACCTGCATCCCAGCCTGCTCGCCGGCCTCGAAGCCGCCGGCTTCTCGCGCTGCACGCCGATCCAGGCGCTGACCCTGCCCATCGCCCTGACCGGACGCGACGTCGCCGGCCAGGCCCAGACCGGCACCGGCAAGACCCTGGCCTTCCTGGTCGCGGTGATGAACCGCCTGCTGACCCGCCCGGCCCTGGCCGAGCGCAAGCCCGAGGACCCGCGCGCCCTGATCCTGGCGCCGACCCGCGAGCTGGCGATCCAGATCCATAAGGACGCGGTGAAGTTCGGCTCCGACCTGGGCCTGAAGTTCGCCCTGGTCTACGGCGGCGTGGACTACGACAAGCAGCGCGAACTGCTGCAGAAGGGCGCCGACGTGATCATCGCCACGCCCGGCCGCCTGATCGACTACGTCAAGCAGCACAAGGTGGTCAGCCTGCACGCCTGCGAGATGTGCGTGCTGGACGAAGCCGACCGCATGTTCGACCTGGGTTTCATCAAGGACATCCGCTTCCTGCTGCGGCGCATGCCGATCCGCACCGAGCGCCAGACCCTGCTGTTCTCGGCCACCCTCAGCCACCGCGTGCTGGAGCTGGCCTACGAGCACATGAACGAGCCCGAGAAGGTCGTGGTGGAGACCGAGTTCATCACCGCGGCCAAGGTCCGGCAGAAGGTCTACTTCCCGGCCGACGAAGAGAAGATCCCGCTGCTGCTGGGCCTGCTCTCGCGCAGCGAGGGCGCGCGCACCATGGTGTTCGTCAACACCAAGGCCTGGGTCGAGCGCGTGGCGCGCGCGCTGGAACGCGGCGGTTACCGCGTGGGCGTGCTCTCGGGCGACGTGCCGCAGAAGAAGCGCGAGTCGCTGCTCAACAAGTTCCAGAAGGGCCAGCTGGAAATCCTGGTCGCCACCGACGTGGCCGCCCGCGGCCTGCACATCGACGGCGTCAGCCACGTCTACAACTACGACCTGCCGTTCGATGCCGAGGACTACGTCCACCGCATCGGCCGCACCGCGCGCCTGGGCGCCGAGGGCGACGCGATCAGCTTCGCCTGCGAGCGCTACGCGATGAGCCTGCCGGACATCGAGTCCTACATCGAGCAGAAGCTGCCGGTGGCCACGGTCGACGCCGACCTGCTGGTGGCGCTGCCGCGCGCTCCGCGCGAGGTGCCGGCGGGCGAGGAAGGCGAAGAGAACGAAAGCATCGGCGCGATCTTCAAGGAGGCGCGCGAGCAGCGCGCCGCCGACGACGCGCGCCGCGGTGGCGGCGGTCGCAGCCGCAGCGGCGGTTCGCGCGACGGCGGTCGCCGCGAGGGCGGTCCGCGCCGTGAAGGTTCGCGCAGCGAGCGCCCGCGCCGCGAAGCCGGCGATGCCGCACCGGCCGAAGGCGCCGCGCCGCGTCCGCCGCGCGAGCGCAAGCCGCGCGTCGAAGGCGAGGCACCCATTGCCGCCGCTGCCGCCGCCACGCCGGCCGTGGAAGGCGAGCGCGCGCCGCGCAAGCGCCGTCGCCGTCGTGGCGGTCGCCGCGTCGAAGGCGCCGAGGGCGCCAGCGTGCAGACCGCGGCCAATGCCGCCGCGCCGTCGGCCGGCAAGCCTGCCGCCGCCAAGCCGGCGCCGGCCGCGTCCGGCGAGGCCAAGCCCGGCCTGCTCAGCCGCATCGGCCGCGGCCTGAAGTCGCTGGTCACGCGCGCGCCGCGTTCGCAGCACTGA
- the rho gene encoding transcription termination factor Rho, with protein MSDNTPDAGDTAEKRVRKSRVAKADAAPAASQPAPVTPAAAPAPAPAPSAPPAPPAPSAGESAPAPAAAESAPQGGGDGNPNSNNPQRDGGGNYEGRGNRRDRFRNRRDRDRDRGGRPRDDGMNDNGNGENFVPRPHPQVPEGFPQYSLGDLKRMPAPKLLDLADQLSIQEGVARARKQDVIFALLKVLTRHGEGVAADGVLEILPDGFGFLRAAEASYLAGPDDTYISPSQIRRFNLRTGDHLSGRIRFPKDGERYFALSVVDSINGEPLEASKNKVLFENLTPLFPRKRFRLERGDGSTEDITGRILDLMAPQGKGQRALIVSPPKAGKTMMMQQVATAITTNHPDVHLIVLLVDERPEEVTEMQRTVRGEVVSSTFDEPAGRHVQVAEMVIERAKRLVEHKKDVVILLDSITRLARAYNNVVPSSGKVLTGGVDANALHRPKRFFGAARNVEEGGSLTIIATALIDTGSKMDEVIYEEFKGTGNSEVHLDRRIAEKRVYPAININRSGTRREDLLIEPELLQKIWILRKLLHGMDEIGAMEFLLDKMKTTKSNDEFFSSMKR; from the coding sequence TTGTCCGATAACACCCCCGACGCTGGCGATACCGCCGAAAAGCGCGTGCGCAAGTCGCGTGTCGCCAAAGCCGACGCCGCTCCCGCCGCCAGCCAGCCCGCTCCCGTAACCCCCGCCGCCGCTCCGGCTCCGGCACCGGCGCCCAGCGCGCCCCCCGCACCTCCCGCTCCTTCCGCAGGCGAGTCCGCACCGGCCCCGGCCGCTGCCGAGAGCGCGCCGCAGGGCGGCGGCGACGGCAACCCGAATTCGAACAACCCGCAGCGCGACGGCGGCGGCAACTACGAAGGCCGCGGCAACCGTCGCGACCGTTTCCGCAACCGCCGCGACCGCGATCGCGACCGTGGCGGCCGCCCGCGCGACGACGGCATGAACGACAACGGCAACGGCGAGAACTTCGTCCCGCGCCCGCACCCGCAGGTGCCCGAGGGCTTCCCGCAGTACTCGCTGGGCGACCTCAAGCGCATGCCGGCGCCCAAGCTGCTGGACCTGGCCGACCAGCTGAGCATCCAGGAAGGCGTGGCCCGCGCGCGCAAGCAGGACGTGATCTTCGCCCTGCTCAAGGTGCTCACCCGCCACGGCGAAGGCGTGGCCGCCGACGGCGTGCTGGAAATCCTGCCCGACGGCTTCGGCTTCCTGCGCGCGGCCGAGGCCAGCTACCTGGCCGGCCCGGACGACACCTACATCTCGCCCAGCCAGATCCGTCGCTTCAACCTGCGCACCGGCGACCACCTGTCCGGCCGCATCCGCTTCCCCAAGGACGGCGAGCGCTACTTCGCCCTGTCGGTGGTGGACAGCATCAACGGCGAGCCGCTGGAAGCGTCCAAGAACAAGGTCCTGTTCGAGAACCTGACCCCGCTGTTCCCGCGCAAGCGCTTCCGCCTGGAACGCGGCGACGGCTCCACCGAAGACATCACCGGCCGCATCCTGGATCTGATGGCGCCGCAGGGCAAGGGCCAGCGCGCCCTGATCGTCTCGCCGCCCAAGGCCGGCAAGACGATGATGATGCAGCAGGTGGCCACGGCCATCACCACCAACCACCCGGACGTGCACCTGATCGTGCTGCTGGTGGACGAGCGCCCGGAAGAAGTGACCGAAATGCAGCGCACCGTGCGCGGCGAAGTGGTCAGCTCCACCTTCGACGAACCCGCCGGCCGCCACGTCCAGGTCGCCGAGATGGTGATCGAGCGCGCCAAGCGCCTGGTCGAACACAAGAAGGACGTGGTGATCCTGCTCGACTCGATCACCCGCCTGGCCCGCGCCTACAACAACGTGGTGCCGTCCTCGGGCAAGGTGCTCACCGGCGGCGTCGACGCCAACGCCCTGCACCGCCCCAAGCGCTTCTTCGGCGCCGCGCGCAACGTCGAGGAAGGCGGCTCGCTGACCATCATCGCCACGGCGCTGATCGACACCGGCAGCAAGATGGACGAGGTGATCTACGAAGAGTTCAAGGGCACCGGCAACTCCGAAGTGCACCTGGACCGCCGCATCGCCGAAAAGCGCGTCTACCCCGCGATCAACATCAACCGCTCCGGCACCCGCCGCGAGGACCTGCTGATCGAGCCGGAACTGCTGCAGAAGATCTGGATCCTGCGCAAGCTGCTGCACGGCATGGACGAGATCGGCGCGATGGAGTTCCTGCTGGACAAGATGAAGACGACCAAGAGCAACGACGAGTTCTTCAGCTCGATGAAGCGCTGA